A single Oryctolagus cuniculus chromosome 16, mOryCun1.1, whole genome shotgun sequence DNA region contains:
- the FSD1 gene encoding fibronectin type III and SPRY domain-containing protein 1 isoform X1: MEDQREALRKIITTLAVKNEEIQSFIYALKQMLLNVEANSAKVQEDLEAEFQSLFSLLEELKEGMLMKIKQDRASRTYELQNQLAACTRALESSEELLETAHQTLQAADSPDFPQAAKQIKDGVTMAPAFRLSLKAKASDNMSHLMVDFAQERQILQALKFLPVPSAPVIDLAESLVADNCVTLVWHVPDEDSKIDHYVLEYRRTNFEGPPRLKEDQPWMVIEGVRQTEYTLTGLKFDMKFMNFRVKACNKAVAGEFSEPVTLETPAFMFRLDGSTSHQNLRVDDLSVEWDAMGGKVQDIRKDGKGRTASPVNSPARGNPSPKRMPSGRGGRDRFTAESYTVLGDTLIDGGEHYWEVRYEPDSKAFGVGVAYRSLGRFEQLGKTAASWCLHVNNWLQVSFAAKHANKVKVLDAPVPDCLGVHCDFHQGLLSFYNARTKQLLHTFKAKFTQPLLPAFTVWCGSFQVTTGLQVPSCVRCLQKRDSATSSSNASLT; this comes from the exons ATGGAGGACCAGAGG GAGGCGCTGCGGAAGATCATCACGACGCTGGCCGTGAAAAACGAGGAGATCCAGAGCTTCATCTACGCCCTCAAACAGATGTTGCTGAACGTGGAG GCGAACTCGGCCAAGGTGCAGGAGGACTTGGAGGCGGAGTTCCAGTCCCTGTTCTCGCTGCTGGAGGAGCTGAAGGAGGGCATGCTCATGAAAATCAAGCAGGACCGCGCCAGCCGCACCTACGAGCTGCag AACCAGCTCGCAGCCTGCACGCGCGCGCTGGAGAGCTCGGAGGAGCTGCTGGAGACGGCGCACCAGACGCTGCAGGCCGCCGACAGCCCGGACTTCCCCCAG GCTGCCAAGCAGAtcaaagacgg GGTCACCATGGCCCCTGCCTTCCGCCTGTCCCTGAAAGCCAAAGCCAGCGACAACATGAGCCACCTCATGGTGGACTTCGCCCAGGAGCGGCAGATTCTGCAGGCTCTCAAGTTCCTGCCCG TGCCCAGCGCGCCGGTCATCGACCTGGCCGAGTCCCTCGTGGCCGACAACTGCGTGACCCTGGTGTGGCACGTGCCGGACGAGGACAGCAAGATCGACCACTACGTGCTGGAGTACCGGCGGACCAACTTCGAGGGCCCGCCGCGCCTCAAGGAGGACCAGCCCTGGATGGTGATCGAGGGCGTGCGGCAGACGGAGTACACCCTGACCG GTCTCAAGTTCGACATGAAGTTCATGAACTTCCGCGTGAAAGCCTGCAACAAGGCCGTGGCGGGGGAGTTCTCCGAGCCGGTGACCCTGGAGACCCCAG CGTTCATGTTCCGCCTGGACGGGTCCACATCGCATCAGAACCTGCGGGTGGACGATCTCTCCGTGGAGTGGGACGCCATGGGCGGGAAGGTGCAGGACATCAGGAAAGACGGCAAGGGCCGGACGGCGTCGCCCGTCAACTCCCCGGCCag gggTAACCCCTCTCCCAAGAGGATGCCCTCCGGTCGCGGGGGACGGGACCGTTTCACGGCCGAGTCCTACACGGTGCTGG GGGACACGCTGATCGACGGCGGCGAGCACTACTGGGAGGTCCGCTACGAGCCGGACAGCAAGGCGTTCGGCGTGGGCGTGGCCTACCGCAGCCTGGGCCGCTTCGAGCAGCTGGGCAAGACGGCCGCGTCCTGGTGCCTGCACGTCAACAACTGGCTGCAGGTCAGCTTCGCGGCCAAGCACGCCAACAAGGTGAAGGTGCTGGACGCGCCCGTGCCCGACTGCCTGGGCGTGCACTGCGACTTCCACCAAG gccTCCTGTCCTTCTACAACGCCCGCACCAAACAGCTGCTGCACACCTTCAAGGCCAAGTTCACACAGCCGCTGCTGCCTGCCTTCACC GTGTGGTGCGGCAGCTTCCAGGTGACCACGGGCCTGCAGGTGCCCAGCTGCGTGCGCTGCCTGCAGAAGCGGGACAGCGCCACCAGCAGCTCCAACGCCAGCCTCACCTAG
- the SHD gene encoding SH2 domain-containing adapter protein D yields the protein MAKWLRDYLSLGGRRPPPQPPSPDYAESEALRAYRQQRDLDFEDPYEDAAGSRAEPDPAGLSEAKCNSPKHRLIKVEAADMARAKALLGSPEEEPEADTEYSDPFDAQPHPPPPDDGYMEPYDAQRVASDVPSRAVQLYDTPYEEDGDGEAGDGPAAEQKPGQSRLPQEDERPADEYDQPWEWKKGHISRAFAVQFDSPEWERTAGAAKELRRPPPRSPQPAERVDPAVPLERQPWFHGPLSRSDAETRLSLCKEGSYLVRLSETSPQDCSLSLRSSQGFLHLKFARTRDNQFVLGQHSGAFASVPELVLRYSSRPLPVQGAEHLALLYPVATQTP from the exons ATGGCCAAGTGGCTCAGGGACTACCTGAGCCTGGGGGGCCGGAGGCCCCCGCCGCAGCCGCCCAGCCCCGACTACGCGGAGAGCGAGGCGCTGAGGGCCTACCGCCAGCAGCGGGACCTGGACTTCGAGGACCCCTATGAGGACGCCGCCGGGAGCCGCGCGGAGCCGGACCCTGCCGGCCTCAGCGAGGCCAAGTGCAACTCCCCCAAGCACCGGCTCATCAAGGTGGAGGCGGCCGACATGGCCAGGGCCAAGGCCTTGCTGGGCAGCCCCGAGGAGGAG CCGGAAGCCGACACTGAGTACTCAGACCCCTTCGACGCTCAGCCTCACCCGCCACCCCCGGACGACGGCTACATGGAGCCCTACGATGCCCAGCGGGTGGCCAGCG ATGTGCCGAGCAGGGCGGTGCAGCTGTACGACACTCCCTACGAAGAAGACGGGGATGGAGAAGCGGGGGACGGGCCCGCGGCCGAGCAGAAGCCCGGGCAGAGCCGGCTGCCCCAGGAGGACGAGCGGCCGGCCGACGAGTACGACCAGCCGTGGGAGTGGAAGAAAGGCCACATCTCCAGGGCGTTCGCAG TGCAGTTCGACAGCCCCGAGTGGGAGCGGACAGCAGGCGCGGCCAAGGAGCTGCGCAGACCCCCGCCCAGAAGCCCCCAGCCCGCAGAGCGCGTGGACCCGGCCGTGCCCCTGGAGAGGCAGCC GTGGTTTCACGGCCCCCTGAGCCGGTCGGATGCCGAGACCCGCCTGTCGCTCTGTAAGGAAGGCAGCTACCTCGTGCGGCTCAGCGAGACCAGCCCCCAGGACTGCTCGCTGTCCCTGAG gagcagccagggttttCTGCACCTGAAGTTCGCGCGGACCCGAGACAACCAGTTCGTgctgggccagcacagtggtgcctTCGCCAGCGTCCCCGAGCTGGTCCTGAGGTACAGCTCGCGTCCGCTGCCCGTGCAGGGCGCCGAGCACCTGGCCCTGTTGTACCCGGTGGCCACACAGACCCCCTGa
- the YJU2 gene encoding splicing factor YJU2 — protein sequence MSERKVLNKYYPPDFDPSKIPKLKLPKDRQYVVRLMAPFNMRCKTCGEYIYKGKKFNARKETVQNEAYLGLPIFRFYIKCTRCLAEITFKTDPENTDYSMEHGASRNFQAEKLLEEEERRLQREREDEELNNPMKVLENRTKDSKLEMQALENLQDLQDLNQRQACVDFEAMLRLHRLSEDERRQREQEEDARETAALLEEAQRRRLLEDSDSEEDTAPAPPRPAPRPSPTAILEEGKRKAGGGSRKAQLSGLVVVKKPRTDPEGAAAPGPAAPAPPAPRPSSLSLLGAYSDSEDSS from the exons ATGTCGGAGCGAAAAGTTTTAAAC AAATACTACCCGCCCGACTTCGACCCGTCCAAGATCCCCAAGCTCAAGCTGCCCAAGGACCGGCAGTACGTGGTGCGGCTCATGGCGCCCTTCAACATGCG CTGCAAGACGTGCGGCGAGTACATCTACAAGGGCAAGAAGTTCAACGCGCGCAAGGAGACGGTGCAGAACGAGGCCTACCTGGGGCTGCCCATCTTCCGCTTCTACATCAAGTGCACGCGCTGCCTGGCCGAGATCACCTTCAAG ACCGACCCCGAGAACACGGACTACAGCATGGAGCACGGCGCCTCCCGCAACTTCCAGGCGGAGAagctgctggaggaggaggagcggcgGCTGCAGCGCGAGCGGGAGGACGAGGAGCTCAACAACCCCATGAAG GTGCTGGAGAACCGCACCAAGGACTCGAAGCTGGAGATGCAGGCCCTGGAGAACCTGCAGGACCtgcaggacctgaaccagcgccagGCCTGCGTGGACTTCGAGGCCATGCTGCGCCTGCACCGCCTGTCCGAGGACGAGCGGCGGCAGCGCGAGCAGGAGGAGGACGCGCGCGAGACGGC ggccctgctggagGAAGCCCAGAGGCGCCGGCTGCTGGAGGACTCCGACTCGGAGGAGGacacggcccccgccccgccgcggccggcgccccggcccagccccacggccatcctggaggag GGCAAGAGGAAGGCGGGCGGTGGCAGCCGCAAGGCGCAGCTGTCCGGCCTGGTGGTGGTGAAGAAGCCGAGGACGGATCCCGAGGGCGCCGCGGCCCCCGGCCCAG CCGCACCggccccgcccgcgccccgcccctcctccctgagCCTGCTGGGCGCCTACTCGGACAGCGAGGACAGCAGCTGA
- the FSD1 gene encoding fibronectin type III and SPRY domain-containing protein 1 isoform X2 → MEDQREALRKIITTLAVKNEEIQSFIYALKQMLLNVEANSAKVQEDLEAEFQSLFSLLEELKEGMLMKIKQDRASRTYELQNQLAACTRALESSEELLETAHQTLQAADSPDFPQAAKQIKDGVTMAPAFRLSLKAKASDNMSHLMVDFAQERQILQALKFLPVPSAPVIDLAESLVADNCVTLVWHVPDEDSKIDHYVLEYRRTNFEGPPRLKEDQPWMVIEGVRQTEYTLTGLKFDMKFMNFRVKACNKAVAGEFSEPVTLETPAFMFRLDGSTSHQNLRVDDLSVEWDAMGGKVQDIRKDGKGRTASPVNSPARGNPSPKRMPSGRGGRDRFTAESYTVLGDTLIDGGEHYWEVRYEPDSKAFGVGVAYRSLGRFEQLGKTAASWCLHVNNWLQVSFAAKHANKVKVLDAPVPDCLGVHCDFHQGVVRQLPGDHGPAGAQLRALPAEAGQRHQQLQRQPHLGRRPPPPPPLPRCPGALTPHRGPLRGSGRSGGPCSPLPFQ, encoded by the exons ATGGAGGACCAGAGG GAGGCGCTGCGGAAGATCATCACGACGCTGGCCGTGAAAAACGAGGAGATCCAGAGCTTCATCTACGCCCTCAAACAGATGTTGCTGAACGTGGAG GCGAACTCGGCCAAGGTGCAGGAGGACTTGGAGGCGGAGTTCCAGTCCCTGTTCTCGCTGCTGGAGGAGCTGAAGGAGGGCATGCTCATGAAAATCAAGCAGGACCGCGCCAGCCGCACCTACGAGCTGCag AACCAGCTCGCAGCCTGCACGCGCGCGCTGGAGAGCTCGGAGGAGCTGCTGGAGACGGCGCACCAGACGCTGCAGGCCGCCGACAGCCCGGACTTCCCCCAG GCTGCCAAGCAGAtcaaagacgg GGTCACCATGGCCCCTGCCTTCCGCCTGTCCCTGAAAGCCAAAGCCAGCGACAACATGAGCCACCTCATGGTGGACTTCGCCCAGGAGCGGCAGATTCTGCAGGCTCTCAAGTTCCTGCCCG TGCCCAGCGCGCCGGTCATCGACCTGGCCGAGTCCCTCGTGGCCGACAACTGCGTGACCCTGGTGTGGCACGTGCCGGACGAGGACAGCAAGATCGACCACTACGTGCTGGAGTACCGGCGGACCAACTTCGAGGGCCCGCCGCGCCTCAAGGAGGACCAGCCCTGGATGGTGATCGAGGGCGTGCGGCAGACGGAGTACACCCTGACCG GTCTCAAGTTCGACATGAAGTTCATGAACTTCCGCGTGAAAGCCTGCAACAAGGCCGTGGCGGGGGAGTTCTCCGAGCCGGTGACCCTGGAGACCCCAG CGTTCATGTTCCGCCTGGACGGGTCCACATCGCATCAGAACCTGCGGGTGGACGATCTCTCCGTGGAGTGGGACGCCATGGGCGGGAAGGTGCAGGACATCAGGAAAGACGGCAAGGGCCGGACGGCGTCGCCCGTCAACTCCCCGGCCag gggTAACCCCTCTCCCAAGAGGATGCCCTCCGGTCGCGGGGGACGGGACCGTTTCACGGCCGAGTCCTACACGGTGCTGG GGGACACGCTGATCGACGGCGGCGAGCACTACTGGGAGGTCCGCTACGAGCCGGACAGCAAGGCGTTCGGCGTGGGCGTGGCCTACCGCAGCCTGGGCCGCTTCGAGCAGCTGGGCAAGACGGCCGCGTCCTGGTGCCTGCACGTCAACAACTGGCTGCAGGTCAGCTTCGCGGCCAAGCACGCCAACAAGGTGAAGGTGCTGGACGCGCCCGTGCCCGACTGCCTGGGCGTGCACTGCGACTTCCACCAAG GTGTGGTGCGGCAGCTTCCAGGTGACCACGGGCCTGCAGGTGCCCAGCTGCGTGCGCTGCCTGCAGAAGCGGGACAGCGCCACCAGCAGCTCCAACGCCAGCCTCACCTAGgccggcgccccccccccccccccccgctgcccaGGTGCCCCGGAGCCTTAACGCCTCACCGGGGGCCACTGCGAGGGAGTGGGCGCTCGggcgggccctgctccccactccccttcCAATAA